One window of Macrococcus sp. 19Msa1099 genomic DNA carries:
- the thrC gene encoding threonine synthase — MNRWSGLIAEYKHFLPVSEATPKLTLNEGGTPLIHCAHLSEVLENEVYVKYEGANPTGSFKDRGMVMAVAKAKEEGKEIVICASTGNTSASAAAYAARAGMKTIVVIPEGKIAMGKLAQAIVYGADIVSIEGNFDEALKIVRHVAEKRDDIALVNSVNPYRLEGQKTAAFEVIEQLGQVPDVLAIPVGNAGNISAYWKGFKEYDANHNVGLPKMYGFQAEGAAPIVKGRIIEQPETIATAIRIGNPASWKLAEAARDESEGMIDAVTDDEILEAYDLIAKKEGIFAEPGSNASIAGLLKLKREGRLSKGQTIVAVLTGNGLKDPQTAIDSIEIQPAVLKNDESAIIRYIEERV, encoded by the coding sequence ATGAACAGATGGTCAGGGTTAATCGCAGAATATAAACATTTTTTACCCGTAAGTGAGGCAACACCGAAACTCACATTAAATGAAGGCGGTACGCCATTGATACATTGTGCTCATCTTTCAGAGGTTCTTGAAAATGAAGTATATGTGAAATATGAAGGTGCGAATCCTACAGGTTCATTTAAAGACCGCGGTATGGTGATGGCTGTAGCAAAAGCTAAAGAAGAGGGGAAAGAAATTGTCATTTGCGCTTCTACGGGGAACACTTCAGCTTCAGCAGCTGCCTATGCTGCAAGAGCCGGAATGAAAACGATTGTAGTAATTCCGGAAGGGAAGATTGCTATGGGTAAATTGGCTCAGGCAATCGTTTATGGAGCTGATATCGTTTCTATCGAAGGTAACTTTGATGAAGCATTGAAGATTGTAAGACATGTTGCAGAAAAACGTGATGATATCGCACTAGTAAACTCCGTTAATCCATATCGACTAGAAGGTCAGAAGACAGCTGCTTTTGAAGTAATTGAACAGCTTGGACAAGTTCCAGACGTGTTAGCGATTCCTGTTGGAAATGCTGGTAATATTTCGGCATACTGGAAGGGGTTTAAAGAATATGATGCAAATCATAACGTTGGTTTACCAAAAATGTATGGTTTCCAGGCAGAAGGTGCTGCACCGATTGTAAAAGGTCGTATTATCGAGCAGCCAGAAACGATTGCTACTGCGATTCGTATCGGGAATCCTGCAAGCTGGAAGCTCGCAGAAGCAGCACGTGATGAATCGGAAGGAATGATAGATGCTGTAACAGATGATGAGATACTAGAAGCATATGACTTAATTGCAAAGAAAGAAGGTATCTTTGCTGAACCGGGCAGCAATGCAAGTATTGCTGGTCTGTTAAAGTTAAAACGTGAAGGTCGTCTGTCAAAGGGGCAGACGATTGTTGCAGTATTAACGGGAAATGGGCTTAAAGACCCGCAGACTGCGATTGATTCAATTGAAATACAGCCTGCTGTGCTAAAGAACGATGAATCAGCGATTATTAGATACATTGAGGAGCGAGTATAA
- the thrB gene encoding homoserine kinase, which produces MLYIKVPASTSNLGPGFDSIGMAVNIYLELEVEESENWEIQHLGDVLSELDDNDDHYIRKMCRLFMQQFNLEEKKFKVIMYSDIPLARGLGSSGSALIASLEIINHFYQLNLTREERIRILSRIEGHPDNVAPSIKGGIVAGYYNNVTDETVTLDVPVIKWPIMVVVPNYELKTEASRNVLPDHISFENAVRAGAIGNMLIAALYSEDYRTMGKMMTSDLYHEQYRAHLVPHYQMVKDVITEDCFAFLSGAGPSIFIVSHPKQYDENRFNLLKLPDCDVKSIEPDQEGVITFEKEGRMVN; this is translated from the coding sequence ATGCTATATATAAAAGTCCCAGCGTCAACATCCAATTTAGGACCAGGATTTGATTCGATCGGTATGGCTGTAAACATCTATCTTGAACTTGAAGTAGAAGAAAGTGAAAACTGGGAAATTCAGCATCTCGGTGATGTACTATCTGAACTGGATGATAATGATGATCATTACATCAGGAAGATGTGTCGACTGTTTATGCAGCAGTTTAATCTAGAAGAAAAAAAGTTTAAAGTTATAATGTATTCTGATATCCCATTAGCGCGTGGCCTGGGAAGTAGTGGTTCAGCACTCATTGCAAGCCTTGAAATTATCAATCATTTCTATCAATTAAATTTAACAAGAGAAGAACGTATTCGTATACTCTCTCGAATTGAAGGACATCCAGATAATGTTGCACCGAGTATTAAAGGTGGTATTGTTGCAGGATATTATAATAATGTAACCGATGAAACGGTGACATTAGATGTTCCTGTGATTAAGTGGCCGATCATGGTTGTAGTTCCTAATTATGAACTGAAAACTGAAGCATCAAGAAATGTCCTTCCCGACCACATATCGTTTGAAAATGCAGTTCGTGCAGGTGCAATAGGTAATATGCTTATAGCAGCACTTTACTCTGAAGATTATAGGACAATGGGGAAGATGATGACAAGTGATCTTTATCACGAACAGTATCGTGCACACCTTGTGCCGCATTATCAGATGGTGAAGGATGTTATCACTGAGGACTGCTTTGCATTTTTAAGTGGGGCAGGGCCATCGATCTTTATTGTATCTCATCCTAAGCAGTATGATGAAAATCGTTTCAATCTACTAAAGTTACCCGACTGTGACGTAAAAAGCATAGAACCCGATCAGGAAGGCGTAATTACCTTTGAAAAAGAAGGTCGTATGGTAAACTAA
- a CDS encoding Cof-type HAD-IIB family hydrolase yields MNYKLIVLDMDDTLLSSKNEILPSTIKALIEAQNNGAMVVLASGRPTGGMIDAAEILQLDTHQSYIISYNGAVVTRMNDRTVVDATYVQQAHFSEILRFLRKENVMALTYKDNTIYYEGQSAYEQVEGELTGLEMIKVDNLQTVITEDVPKVMGVGDIEHIEVLNKQLEGSFGSDIHATTSKPFFLEFMHRDVSKGKVLQRLAEQLGIQQSEIIAFGDSNNDKDMLEFAGLGVAMGNANNTIKEAADVITLSHDEDGIAQIIETYLYKK; encoded by the coding sequence ATGAACTATAAACTGATAGTGCTCGATATGGATGATACATTACTATCATCTAAGAACGAAATATTGCCTTCAACGATCAAGGCATTGATAGAGGCACAGAATAATGGTGCTATGGTTGTGCTGGCATCCGGCAGGCCGACAGGTGGCATGATAGATGCAGCAGAAATACTACAGCTGGACACACATCAATCCTATATTATCAGCTATAACGGGGCTGTTGTAACAAGGATGAATGATCGCACAGTTGTAGATGCAACATATGTTCAGCAAGCGCATTTTAGTGAAATTTTACGATTTTTAAGAAAGGAAAATGTAATGGCACTGACATATAAGGACAACACAATTTATTATGAAGGTCAGTCAGCCTACGAACAAGTAGAAGGTGAACTTACAGGTTTAGAAATGATTAAAGTAGACAATCTGCAAACTGTCATTACAGAAGATGTGCCTAAAGTGATGGGCGTCGGAGATATTGAACATATTGAGGTTTTAAACAAGCAGCTGGAAGGAAGTTTTGGTTCTGACATCCACGCTACGACCTCAAAGCCATTCTTCCTTGAATTTATGCATCGTGATGTTTCAAAAGGAAAGGTGTTACAACGTCTGGCGGAGCAGCTTGGAATTCAGCAGTCAGAAATTATTGCATTTGGTGACAGCAATAATGACAAAGATATGCTTGAATTTGCAGGACTGGGCGTGGCGATGGGGAATGCGAATAATACGATTAAAGAAGCTGCAGATGTCATCACACTCAGTCATGATGAGGATGGAATCGCACAAATAATAGAAACATATCTATATAAAAAATGA
- a CDS encoding amino acid permease: protein MEHKKMDRDLKTRHISMIAIGGSIGTGLFMASGAVVAQAGPGGALVAYAVIGIMIYFLMTALGELATFYPVSGAFNAYATRFIDPAAGFTVGWFYWIIWSLVTSVDILSAAKVLSYWEMFGGIHPFIWSLIFLALIFMLNAFSVKSFGEAEYWFSIIKVATIFLFLIMGLLLIFGIIGGEPIGFKNFTVGDAPFHNGIFGLLGVLIVAGFSFGGTEVVAVTAGESENPSESMPKAIKQVFWRILLFYIGSIFIIACIIPYTDPQLINENSDVSMSPFTIVFDKVGILFAASVMNAVILTAVLSAGNSGLYATSRLLLSLSQDNKAPRFVGKLNKNNMPFNALIVTTGFVILTLIYANINAGGYFKLLNMVGSLVLIVWLISIISHMRLRNAIIKQNKDIDALLAYKAPLFPLGPIIVICTIIFLLVGQSFGDIKAMNYVKVVESYIPIIVAIITYFSYKLVKRTKVIKLEDINLEKHTL, encoded by the coding sequence ATGGAACATAAGAAGATGGATAGAGATTTAAAGACTCGTCATATTTCAATGATAGCAATCGGAGGTTCGATTGGTACAGGATTATTCATGGCAAGTGGTGCAGTTGTTGCACAAGCTGGACCCGGTGGTGCATTAGTCGCATATGCTGTTATCGGTATTATGATTTACTTTTTAATGACAGCACTTGGAGAACTCGCAACATTTTATCCCGTGTCTGGTGCATTTAATGCTTATGCAACCCGTTTTATCGATCCAGCTGCAGGGTTTACAGTTGGTTGGTTTTACTGGATTATTTGGAGCTTAGTAACAAGTGTCGATATATTATCTGCTGCTAAAGTCCTAAGTTACTGGGAGATGTTCGGTGGCATTCATCCTTTTATATGGAGTCTTATTTTTCTAGCATTGATTTTCATGTTGAATGCATTTTCTGTTAAATCTTTCGGAGAAGCTGAATACTGGTTCAGTATTATTAAAGTAGCAACCATCTTCTTATTTTTGATCATGGGGTTATTACTTATTTTTGGAATTATTGGTGGTGAGCCTATTGGATTTAAAAATTTTACGGTTGGTGATGCCCCTTTCCATAATGGTATATTCGGATTACTGGGAGTATTAATTGTCGCTGGATTCTCATTTGGTGGAACTGAAGTCGTGGCTGTTACAGCGGGCGAGTCTGAGAATCCAAGTGAATCTATGCCAAAAGCAATTAAGCAAGTCTTCTGGAGAATTTTATTGTTCTATATCGGTTCTATATTTATTATTGCTTGTATTATCCCATATACAGATCCTCAGCTCATTAATGAGAATAGCGATGTGTCTATGAGCCCATTTACTATCGTATTCGATAAAGTAGGTATCCTGTTTGCTGCTTCTGTAATGAATGCAGTGATATTAACTGCTGTGCTTAGTGCAGGTAACTCTGGATTGTACGCAACAAGCAGACTATTATTATCATTAAGTCAGGATAATAAAGCACCGAGGTTTGTTGGAAAACTAAATAAAAATAATATGCCATTTAATGCATTAATAGTAACAACAGGTTTCGTTATACTCACATTAATCTATGCAAACATCAATGCAGGAGGTTATTTCAAACTATTAAACATGGTGGGATCGCTTGTTCTAATCGTATGGCTTATCAGTATAATAAGTCATATGCGTCTAAGAAATGCAATTATAAAACAAAATAAAGATATCGACGCTTTACTTGCATATAAAGCACCCTTATTCCCATTAGGACCGATTATCGTAATTTGTACCATTATTTTCTTGTTAGTTGGTCAGTCATTTGGCGATATTAAGGCGATGAATTATGTTAAGGTCGTTGAATCATATATTCCTATTATCGTTGCAATCATAACTTATTTTAGCTATAAATTAGTTAAACGTACAAAAGTCATTAAACTTGAAGATATCAATCTTGAAAAGCATACGTTATAA
- the rpmG gene encoding 50S ribosomal protein L33 produces the protein MRLNITLACTECGDRNYITKKNKRNNPERIELMKYCPRLKKYTLHRETK, from the coding sequence ATGAGATTAAATATTACTTTAGCTTGTACGGAATGTGGCGATAGAAACTATATCACGAAGAAAAATAAAAGAAATAATCCTGAGCGTATTGAATTGATGAAATACTGTCCAAGATTAAAAAAATACACTTTACACCGTGAGACAAAATAA
- a CDS encoding GTP-binding protein, producing the protein MKVPITVLSGFLGSGKTTLLNHILMNNEDKRVGVIVNDMCEINVDADLVNMSRTDEKMIQLQNGCICCTLREDLLVEINKLITTSELDYIVIESTGISEPLPVAQTLTLNDEVLGINLSDNTVLDTMVTVVDANRFWDDYASGESLLERQMANDEHDTREVIDLLIDQIEFANVILLNKTDLVHEEDVKELRALIHQLNPDALIYETDHSKIHMDKILNTKLFDFEKASQSAGWLKELNDEHTPETEAYGIGSFVYRRKRPFHPERFMHFLENFSLDVIRSKGFFWLASRNDMCGLISQAGNSMQIQGAGEWIATLSTDEIALEMIEDPTLKERWDAFGDRQTEIVFIGIEMNQQQIVSDLDRCLLTDEEMKMDWTIFNDSLPQFTVAETNPDIILD; encoded by the coding sequence TTGAAAGTCCCTATTACGGTATTAAGCGGATTTCTAGGAAGCGGGAAAACAACATTGCTTAATCATATATTGATGAATAACGAAGACAAACGCGTTGGTGTCATCGTAAATGACATGTGCGAGATTAATGTTGATGCTGACCTAGTAAATATGTCACGTACCGATGAAAAGATGATACAGTTACAAAATGGTTGTATATGTTGCACGTTACGAGAAGATTTGCTGGTTGAAATTAATAAGCTCATTACAACTTCAGAATTAGATTATATTGTTATTGAATCTACTGGCATCTCTGAACCTTTACCAGTAGCTCAAACGTTAACATTAAACGATGAAGTGCTAGGTATAAACTTAAGTGACAATACAGTGTTAGATACGATGGTTACAGTTGTTGATGCGAACAGATTCTGGGATGATTATGCATCAGGTGAATCGCTGCTTGAACGCCAGATGGCAAATGATGAGCATGATACACGTGAAGTCATTGACTTATTAATTGATCAAATTGAATTTGCAAATGTTATTCTATTAAATAAAACGGATTTAGTGCATGAGGAAGATGTTAAGGAACTACGTGCATTAATCCATCAGTTAAACCCGGATGCACTAATTTATGAGACAGATCACTCAAAAATCCACATGGATAAAATTTTAAACACGAAGTTATTTGACTTTGAAAAAGCATCTCAAAGTGCCGGATGGTTAAAAGAATTAAACGATGAGCATACACCGGAAACTGAAGCGTATGGTATCGGCTCATTTGTATATAGAAGAAAGCGCCCTTTCCATCCTGAACGTTTTATGCATTTCCTAGAAAACTTTTCATTAGATGTTATACGTTCAAAAGGATTCTTCTGGTTGGCATCCCGTAATGATATGTGTGGATTAATCAGCCAGGCAGGTAACTCGATGCAGATTCAAGGTGCTGGTGAATGGATTGCAACGTTAAGTACGGATGAGATAGCTCTGGAAATGATAGAAGATCCTACACTTAAGGAGAGATGGGATGCATTCGGTGATCGCCAGACTGAAATCGTTTTTATCGGAATCGAAATGAATCAACAGCAAATTGTATCTGACCTTGATCGCTGTTTATTAACAGACGAAGAAATGAAGATGGACTGGACAATATTTAATGATTCCCTGCCTCAGTTTACGGTAGCAGAAACAAATCCTGATATCATATTAGACTAA
- a CDS encoding zinc ABC transporter substrate-binding protein: MKKYFSLLVVMVVMLLSACGSADTVQKEGKLKVYTTVFAYKSIIEQIGGSHVEVQSIYPKGIDIHTFEPTQKDSLRVAKSDIFIYSGKDLDPVGAKIANIAKDKTKVVSLVHEIKESDLLASESHEHGDEHEDHNHGVHDPHIWLDPVFNKSFAKTIKDELVAKDKKHKKAYEENYNKLIKDLDAIDNKMKDIAKNKKHDTVYISHDSLGYLEHRYGFMQEGVSGMNNEEPSQSDIINMINNIEKSKASVILYEQNIPSKTTDIIKNKTNAKTVRFHNMAVLTKDDKGNITYQQLMEDNVKAIDEALNK; the protein is encoded by the coding sequence ATGAAGAAGTATTTTTCACTATTAGTGGTAATGGTAGTGATGCTGTTATCAGCTTGTGGTTCAGCAGATACAGTTCAAAAGGAGGGTAAACTAAAGGTCTATACGACAGTATTTGCATATAAGAGTATTATTGAGCAAATTGGTGGATCGCACGTTGAGGTGCAATCAATTTATCCGAAAGGAATCGATATCCATACTTTTGAGCCTACACAAAAAGATTCTTTACGTGTAGCGAAATCTGATATCTTTATCTATTCAGGTAAAGACTTGGACCCGGTTGGTGCTAAGATTGCTAATATTGCAAAAGATAAAACTAAAGTCGTGTCATTAGTACATGAAATCAAAGAATCTGATTTGCTTGCCAGTGAATCACATGAACATGGTGATGAACATGAAGATCATAATCATGGCGTACATGACCCGCATATATGGCTAGACCCAGTGTTTAATAAATCTTTTGCAAAGACGATAAAAGATGAGCTCGTTGCTAAAGATAAAAAGCATAAGAAGGCCTATGAAGAGAACTATAACAAGCTGATCAAAGATCTTGATGCCATTGATAACAAGATGAAAGATATTGCGAAGAATAAAAAACATGATACGGTATATATCTCTCATGATTCATTAGGTTATCTTGAACACCGCTATGGATTTATGCAAGAAGGTGTATCTGGTATGAACAATGAAGAACCTTCCCAAAGTGATATTATCAATATGATTAATAATATTGAAAAGTCTAAAGCATCGGTGATTTTATATGAGCAGAATATACCATCCAAAACGACAGATATTATTAAGAATAAAACGAATGCAAAAACGGTAAGGTTTCACAATATGGCTGTATTAACAAAAGACGATAAAGGGAATATTACGTATCAGCAATTAATGGAAGATAATGTCAAAGCTATTGATGAAGCTTTAAATAAATAG
- the rpsN gene encoding 30S ribosomal protein S14, translating into MAKKSKIAKELKRQQLVEQYREQRATLKAAGDYVGLSKLPRDSSPSRLTNRCHITGRPRGVYRKFGLSRIALRELAHKGQLPGIKKSSW; encoded by the coding sequence TTGGCTAAAAAATCAAAAATAGCAAAAGAACTAAAAAGGCAGCAGCTGGTAGAACAATATAGAGAACAAAGAGCAACGTTGAAAGCTGCTGGAGATTACGTCGGTTTAAGCAAGTTACCAAGAGATTCATCACCTTCAAGACTTACGAACAGATGTCATATTACAGGAAGACCGCGAGGCGTTTATCGTAAATTCGGACTTTCTCGTATCGCACTAAGAGAACTTGCGCATAAAGGACAGCTACCTGGTATAAAAAAATCGAGCTGGTAG
- a CDS encoding VOC family protein, which translates to MKSYWLNFAVTDVERALNFYRNIGFEIIDERSNNETLGAFKIGDNTICIFKQDILEQFMQTPLKGYADHPEIIISFDLPEKHNVDELYERIVQSGGNAVSKPTVKNGYYGFIFTDLDGHYFNVMVM; encoded by the coding sequence ATGAAAAGTTACTGGTTAAATTTTGCTGTTACTGATGTTGAACGTGCTCTAAACTTTTATCGTAATATCGGATTTGAAATCATTGATGAACGAAGTAACAATGAAACATTAGGTGCCTTTAAAATTGGTGATAATACGATATGTATATTTAAGCAGGATATACTTGAGCAGTTTATGCAGACACCATTAAAAGGTTACGCTGATCACCCTGAGATTATCATTTCCTTTGATCTGCCTGAAAAACACAATGTCGATGAGTTATATGAACGTATTGTTCAGTCGGGCGGAAATGCAGTAAGTAAGCCTACGGTAAAAAATGGTTATTATGGGTTTATATTCACGGATCTTGATGGTCATTATTTCAATGTGATGGTAATGTGA
- a CDS encoding ZinT/AdcA family metal-binding protein has translation MKTQLIIGTTVSLAILLTGCSDTTEDKAAVKKEQKIEHHKDKQVHSHKHEHHLTDSDKKIYEGYFEDDAVKDRRLTDWEGDWQSVYPFLKDGSLDKVFEHKAEDQNKSKKEVKEYYNKGYETDVAHIKIGEKDIIFTKQNKKHRAKYEYDGKEILTYEKGNRGVRYIFKKVYGDNEAPNYVQFSDHIIAPERALHFHIYMGDDRKALLKELENWPTYYPDDLSAREIQEEMLAH, from the coding sequence ATGAAAACACAATTGATTATCGGTACAACTGTCTCACTTGCTATATTGCTCACTGGATGTAGTGACACCACTGAAGATAAAGCAGCTGTAAAAAAAGAACAGAAGATTGAACATCATAAAGACAAACAGGTACATAGTCACAAACATGAACATCATCTGACAGATTCAGACAAAAAAATCTACGAAGGGTATTTTGAAGATGACGCTGTAAAAGACAGGCGGTTAACAGACTGGGAAGGTGACTGGCAGTCTGTGTATCCCTTCTTAAAAGATGGATCTCTTGATAAAGTATTCGAACATAAAGCGGAAGATCAGAATAAGTCGAAGAAAGAAGTAAAGGAATACTATAATAAAGGATACGAGACTGATGTCGCCCATATCAAAATTGGTGAAAAAGACATCATCTTTACAAAACAAAATAAAAAACATCGTGCTAAGTATGAATATGATGGCAAAGAGATTCTGACTTATGAAAAAGGAAATCGCGGCGTTAGATACATATTCAAAAAAGTATATGGAGATAATGAGGCACCCAACTATGTGCAGTTCAGCGATCATATCATCGCTCCTGAACGTGCACTTCATTTCCATATCTATATGGGGGATGATCGTAAAGCACTCCTAAAAGAACTTGAAAACTGGCCAACATACTATCCTGATGACCTATCTGCTAGAGAAATACAAGAAGAAATGCTGGCACATTAA
- a CDS encoding PspC domain-containing protein, producing the protein MKKRLTRSTTDRYVAGVLGGISEYFNIDSKVVRITFILVSFFTANIPTFTIYILLALFMPKDTDVLDNY; encoded by the coding sequence ATGAAAAAACGTCTTACAAGGTCAACAACTGATCGCTATGTTGCTGGAGTTCTTGGTGGTATTAGTGAATATTTTAATATTGATTCTAAAGTAGTTCGAATCACATTCATTTTAGTCTCATTTTTTACAGCGAATATACCTACATTTACAATCTATATCCTACTCGCCTTATTTATGCCAAAAGATACAGATGTTCTGGATAACTACTAA
- the lexA gene encoding transcriptional repressor LexA: MRELTKRQEEIYDYLKHIVSTKGYPPSVREIGEAVGLASSSTVHGHLSRLEEKGYIKRDPTKPRAIEIIHGENSQDYSEATIHVPVIGKVTAGVPITAIENVEEYFPLPAHFTSSHNSDIFILEVVGESMIEAGILDRDKVIVRRQSIAENGDIIVAMTDEDEATVKRFFKENNRYRLQPENLTMEPLYLDSVTVLGKVVGLFREF; encoded by the coding sequence ATGAGAGAACTCACTAAAAGACAAGAAGAGATATATGATTATTTAAAACATATTGTATCAACTAAAGGATATCCACCGAGTGTAAGAGAGATTGGAGAAGCTGTCGGACTTGCCTCAAGTTCGACTGTGCACGGCCACCTTTCTCGTCTCGAGGAAAAAGGCTATATTAAACGAGATCCAACGAAGCCCCGTGCCATTGAGATTATACACGGTGAAAATTCACAAGATTATTCTGAGGCTACAATTCATGTACCGGTTATCGGAAAGGTTACTGCAGGGGTCCCGATTACTGCAATCGAAAATGTTGAAGAATACTTTCCATTACCTGCACACTTCACTTCTAGCCATAACAGTGACATATTTATTTTAGAAGTCGTTGGGGAAAGTATGATTGAAGCGGGCATTCTTGATAGAGATAAAGTAATTGTAAGAAGACAGTCCATCGCAGAAAATGGAGATATTATCGTTGCGATGACAGATGAAGATGAAGCGACAGTTAAACGCTTTTTCAAAGAAAATAATCGTTACCGTCTACAACCCGAGAATCTGACAATGGAACCGCTTTACCTTGATTCAGTCACTGTTCTTGGTAAAGTTGTAGGTCTATTCAGAGAATTTTAA
- a CDS encoding DUF896 domain-containing protein, protein MLDENKMKRINELAQKKKTAGLTEEEGKEQTLLRKEYLQSFRQSFKKTIENTTVIDPEGNDVTPDKVKDIQRLNNIRK, encoded by the coding sequence ATGCTAGATGAAAATAAGATGAAGAGAATTAATGAACTAGCTCAGAAGAAAAAGACAGCAGGTCTTACGGAGGAAGAAGGTAAAGAACAGACTTTATTACGTAAAGAATATTTACAGTCCTTCAGACAGTCTTTCAAGAAAACGATTGAGAACACGACCGTCATAGACCCTGAAGGTAATGATGTAACACCTGACAAGGTGAAAGACATTCAAAGATTAAATAATATCAGAAAATAA